Proteins from a genomic interval of Physeter macrocephalus isolate SW-GA chromosome 21, ASM283717v5, whole genome shotgun sequence:
- the TREX2 gene encoding LOW QUALITY PROTEIN: three prime repair exonuclease 2 (The sequence of the model RefSeq protein was modified relative to this genomic sequence to represent the inferred CDS: inserted 1 base in 1 codon; deleted 1 base in 1 codon), whose translation MSKRPRAETFVFLDPEATGLASVDPEIAEISLFAVHRSSLENPERDESDAPVPPQVPDKLTLCMSKEHPFTAKASEITGLSSEGLARCQKAGFAGALVRTSQAFLSRQEGPLCLVAHNGFDYDFPCCARSCLDMLPAPRGLDRAHSHGTRAQGGKGYSPGSLFRRYFQAEXEGRVHTRLMVFLHRAAELLAWAAAGQCQPPPFSRAMWPGAGPGPVPCCPSWRACAPARPAPGPRRTCPAALAPSFNKH comes from the exons ATGTCCAAGCGACCCCGGGCTGAGACCTTCGTCTTCTTGGACCCGGAAGCCACCGGGCTCGCCAGCGTGGACCCCGAGATCGCCGAGATCTCCCTGTTTGCCGTCCACCGCTCCTCGCTGGAGAACCCCGAGCGCGATGAGTCT GACGCCCCGGTGCCGCCCCAGGTCCCGGACAAGCTCACGCTCTGCATGAGCAAGGAGCACCCCTTCACTGCCAAGGCCAGCGAGATCACCGGCCTGAGCAGCGAGGGCCTGGCCAGGTGCCAGAAGGCTGGCTTTGCTGGCGCTCTGGTGCGGACGTCGCAGGCCTTCCTGAGCCGCCAGGAGGGCCCCTTGTGCCTCGTGGCCCACAACGGCTTTGATTATGACTTCCCCTGCTGTGCACGGAGCTGCCTGGATATGCTGCCGGCGCCGCGGGGCCTGGACCGTGCCCACAGCCATGGCACCCGGGCCCAGGGCGGCAAGGGTTACAGCCCGGGCAGCCTCTTCCGCCGCTACTTCCAGGCGG CTGAGGGCCGCGTGCACACCCGGCTCATGGTCTTCCTGCACCGCGCCGCTGAGCTGCTCGCCTGGGCTGCAGCAGGGCAGTGCCAGCCTCCACCGTTCAGCCGGGCCATGTGGCCTGGAGCTGGCCCCGGGCCAGTACCTTGCTGCCCCTCCTGGCGGGCCTGTGCGCCTGCCAGGCCTGCCCCTGGCCCCCGCCGAACCTGCCCCGCAGCCCTAGCCCCGTCTTTCAATAAACATTGA
- the ZFP92 gene encoding zinc finger protein 92 homolog isoform X2: MAAMLLMARRKTEWKLLDLRQRMLYKRVMLENYHHLVSLGFSSSKPHLVSRLERGEGPWVADVHRMGTTTGMQAGDRMKSKPIISKQKNCPEELAGADLQGGNKGQVAGWSEETLEHRRKHAYCPQTGFSRGDPPREKGQGSSPGEEREIQRSSCRGRQDLVLRQQGSKGAEKQFLCHQCGKSFSRSSNLIKHRIIHSGEKPYECGECGKLFRRSFALLEHQRIHSGEKPYACGECGKTFTRSSNLIKHQIIHSGEKPYECGECGKLFRRSFALLEHQRIHSGERPYTCSVCSKAFSRSSNLIEHQRTHSGEKPYTCSQCPKAFKGISQLIHHQRIHSGEKPFECKECGKAFRGRSGLSQHRRVHSGEKPYECSECGKTFSRRSNLFKHQVVHSEERPHKCQDCRRVFRSGSVLVEHRRTHGSLQPGACGHCGQASKGKPQLGRKPKTYRGRKLSEGSNSEKAPACLALWRATAEPRPEDEKLRPGSAHATAPSAF; encoded by the exons ATGGCAGCCATGCTCCTGATGGCCAGACGCAAG ACAGAATGGAAGCTTCTGGATCTCAGACAGAGGATGCTGTACAAGCGAGTGATGCTGGAGAACTACCACCACTTGGTGTCACTGG GGTTTTCATCCTCCAAGCCTCACCTGGTCTCCCGGCTAGAGCGAGGAGAGGGGCCCTGGGTAGCAGACGTCCACAGGATGGGGACCACCACAGGAATGCAGGCAG GTGACAGGATGAAGAGCAAACCAATAATTTCAAAGCAGAAAAATTGTCCAGAAGAACTTGCAGGGGCTGACCTTCAGGGTGGCAACAAGGGCCAGGTAGCCGGGTGGTCAGAGGAAACACTTGAGCACAGACGGAAACATGCCTATTGTCCACAGACAGGTTTCAGCAGGGGTGACCCTCCCAGGGAGAAAGGCCAAGGCAGCTCTCCAGGTGAGGAAAGAGAGATACAGAGAAGTAGCTGCAGAGGTAGGCAGGATTTGGTTCTAAGGCAGCAGGGTTCCAAAGGCGCAGAGAAACAGTTCCTGTGTCATCAGTGTGGGAAATCCTTCAGCCGGAGCTCCAACCTCATCAAGCACCGGATCATCCACAGTGGCGAGAAGCCCTATGAGTGTGGCGAGTGCGGGAAACTCTTCCGGCGCAGCTTCGCGCTCCTGGAGCACCAGCGCATCCACAGCGGTGAGAAGCCCTATGCGTGCGGCGAGTGCGGGAAGACTTTCACACGCAGCTCCAACCTCATCAAGCACCAGATCATCCACAGCGGTGAGAAGCCCTACGAGTGCGGCGAGTGCGGGAAACTCTTCCGGCGCAGCTTCGCGCTCCTTGAGCACCAGCGCATCCACAGCGGCGAGCGGCCCTACACGTGCAGCGTGTGCAGCAAGGCCTTCAGCAGGAGCTCCAACCTCATCGAGCACCAGCGCACACACAGCGGTGAGAAGCCCTACACGTGCAGCCAGTGCCCGAAAGCCTTCAAGGGCATCTCCCAGCTCATTCACCACCAGCGCATCCACAGTGGGGAGAAGCCATTTGAGTGCAAGGAGTGCGGGAAGGCCTTCCGGGGGCGCTCGGGCCTCAGCCAGCACCGGCGGGTGCACAGCGGCGAGAAGCCCTATGAGTGCAGCGAGTGCGGGAAGACCTTCAGCCGGCGATCCAACCTCTTCAAGCACCAGGTGGTGCACAGCGAGGAGAGACCCCACAAGTGTCAAGACTGCAGGAGGGTGTTCCGCAGCGGCTCCGTCCTCGTGGAGCACCGGCGCACCCACGGCAGCCTGCAGCCCGGTGCCTGCGGCCACTGCGGCCAGGCTTCCAAAGGGAAACCGCAGCTCGGCCGGAAGCCGAAAACTTACCGCGGAAGGAAGCTCTCGGAGGGGAGCAACTCAGAAAAGGCGCCGGCCTGCCTGGCCCTCTGGAGAGCCACTGCGGAGCCCCGCCCCGAGGACGAGAAACTCCGTCCAGGCTCCGCCCATGCCACCGCCCCCAGCGCCTTCTGA
- the ZFP92 gene encoding zinc finger protein 92 homolog isoform X1: MAAMLLMARRKVPVSFEDVSVYFTKTEWKLLDLRQRMLYKRVMLENYHHLVSLGFSSSKPHLVSRLERGEGPWVADVHRMGTTTGMQAGDRMKSKPIISKQKNCPEELAGADLQGGNKGQVAGWSEETLEHRRKHAYCPQTGFSRGDPPREKGQGSSPGEEREIQRSSCRGRQDLVLRQQGSKGAEKQFLCHQCGKSFSRSSNLIKHRIIHSGEKPYECGECGKLFRRSFALLEHQRIHSGEKPYACGECGKTFTRSSNLIKHQIIHSGEKPYECGECGKLFRRSFALLEHQRIHSGERPYTCSVCSKAFSRSSNLIEHQRTHSGEKPYTCSQCPKAFKGISQLIHHQRIHSGEKPFECKECGKAFRGRSGLSQHRRVHSGEKPYECSECGKTFSRRSNLFKHQVVHSEERPHKCQDCRRVFRSGSVLVEHRRTHGSLQPGACGHCGQASKGKPQLGRKPKTYRGRKLSEGSNSEKAPACLALWRATAEPRPEDEKLRPGSAHATAPSAF; this comes from the exons ATGGCAGCCATGCTCCTGATGGCCAGACGCAAG GTGCCAGTATCTTTTGAGGACGTGTCTGTGTACTTCACCAAGACAGAATGGAAGCTTCTGGATCTCAGACAGAGGATGCTGTACAAGCGAGTGATGCTGGAGAACTACCACCACTTGGTGTCACTGG GGTTTTCATCCTCCAAGCCTCACCTGGTCTCCCGGCTAGAGCGAGGAGAGGGGCCCTGGGTAGCAGACGTCCACAGGATGGGGACCACCACAGGAATGCAGGCAG GTGACAGGATGAAGAGCAAACCAATAATTTCAAAGCAGAAAAATTGTCCAGAAGAACTTGCAGGGGCTGACCTTCAGGGTGGCAACAAGGGCCAGGTAGCCGGGTGGTCAGAGGAAACACTTGAGCACAGACGGAAACATGCCTATTGTCCACAGACAGGTTTCAGCAGGGGTGACCCTCCCAGGGAGAAAGGCCAAGGCAGCTCTCCAGGTGAGGAAAGAGAGATACAGAGAAGTAGCTGCAGAGGTAGGCAGGATTTGGTTCTAAGGCAGCAGGGTTCCAAAGGCGCAGAGAAACAGTTCCTGTGTCATCAGTGTGGGAAATCCTTCAGCCGGAGCTCCAACCTCATCAAGCACCGGATCATCCACAGTGGCGAGAAGCCCTATGAGTGTGGCGAGTGCGGGAAACTCTTCCGGCGCAGCTTCGCGCTCCTGGAGCACCAGCGCATCCACAGCGGTGAGAAGCCCTATGCGTGCGGCGAGTGCGGGAAGACTTTCACACGCAGCTCCAACCTCATCAAGCACCAGATCATCCACAGCGGTGAGAAGCCCTACGAGTGCGGCGAGTGCGGGAAACTCTTCCGGCGCAGCTTCGCGCTCCTTGAGCACCAGCGCATCCACAGCGGCGAGCGGCCCTACACGTGCAGCGTGTGCAGCAAGGCCTTCAGCAGGAGCTCCAACCTCATCGAGCACCAGCGCACACACAGCGGTGAGAAGCCCTACACGTGCAGCCAGTGCCCGAAAGCCTTCAAGGGCATCTCCCAGCTCATTCACCACCAGCGCATCCACAGTGGGGAGAAGCCATTTGAGTGCAAGGAGTGCGGGAAGGCCTTCCGGGGGCGCTCGGGCCTCAGCCAGCACCGGCGGGTGCACAGCGGCGAGAAGCCCTATGAGTGCAGCGAGTGCGGGAAGACCTTCAGCCGGCGATCCAACCTCTTCAAGCACCAGGTGGTGCACAGCGAGGAGAGACCCCACAAGTGTCAAGACTGCAGGAGGGTGTTCCGCAGCGGCTCCGTCCTCGTGGAGCACCGGCGCACCCACGGCAGCCTGCAGCCCGGTGCCTGCGGCCACTGCGGCCAGGCTTCCAAAGGGAAACCGCAGCTCGGCCGGAAGCCGAAAACTTACCGCGGAAGGAAGCTCTCGGAGGGGAGCAACTCAGAAAAGGCGCCGGCCTGCCTGGCCCTCTGGAGAGCCACTGCGGAGCCCCGCCCCGAGGACGAGAAACTCCGTCCAGGCTCCGCCCATGCCACCGCCCCCAGCGCCTTCTGA
- the ZFP92 gene encoding zinc finger protein 92 homolog isoform X3: MLYKRVMLENYHHLVSLGFSSSKPHLVSRLERGEGPWVADVHRMGTTTGMQAGDRMKSKPIISKQKNCPEELAGADLQGGNKGQVAGWSEETLEHRRKHAYCPQTGFSRGDPPREKGQGSSPGEEREIQRSSCRGRQDLVLRQQGSKGAEKQFLCHQCGKSFSRSSNLIKHRIIHSGEKPYECGECGKLFRRSFALLEHQRIHSGEKPYACGECGKTFTRSSNLIKHQIIHSGEKPYECGECGKLFRRSFALLEHQRIHSGERPYTCSVCSKAFSRSSNLIEHQRTHSGEKPYTCSQCPKAFKGISQLIHHQRIHSGEKPFECKECGKAFRGRSGLSQHRRVHSGEKPYECSECGKTFSRRSNLFKHQVVHSEERPHKCQDCRRVFRSGSVLVEHRRTHGSLQPGACGHCGQASKGKPQLGRKPKTYRGRKLSEGSNSEKAPACLALWRATAEPRPEDEKLRPGSAHATAPSAF; the protein is encoded by the exons ATGCTGTACAAGCGAGTGATGCTGGAGAACTACCACCACTTGGTGTCACTGG GGTTTTCATCCTCCAAGCCTCACCTGGTCTCCCGGCTAGAGCGAGGAGAGGGGCCCTGGGTAGCAGACGTCCACAGGATGGGGACCACCACAGGAATGCAGGCAG GTGACAGGATGAAGAGCAAACCAATAATTTCAAAGCAGAAAAATTGTCCAGAAGAACTTGCAGGGGCTGACCTTCAGGGTGGCAACAAGGGCCAGGTAGCCGGGTGGTCAGAGGAAACACTTGAGCACAGACGGAAACATGCCTATTGTCCACAGACAGGTTTCAGCAGGGGTGACCCTCCCAGGGAGAAAGGCCAAGGCAGCTCTCCAGGTGAGGAAAGAGAGATACAGAGAAGTAGCTGCAGAGGTAGGCAGGATTTGGTTCTAAGGCAGCAGGGTTCCAAAGGCGCAGAGAAACAGTTCCTGTGTCATCAGTGTGGGAAATCCTTCAGCCGGAGCTCCAACCTCATCAAGCACCGGATCATCCACAGTGGCGAGAAGCCCTATGAGTGTGGCGAGTGCGGGAAACTCTTCCGGCGCAGCTTCGCGCTCCTGGAGCACCAGCGCATCCACAGCGGTGAGAAGCCCTATGCGTGCGGCGAGTGCGGGAAGACTTTCACACGCAGCTCCAACCTCATCAAGCACCAGATCATCCACAGCGGTGAGAAGCCCTACGAGTGCGGCGAGTGCGGGAAACTCTTCCGGCGCAGCTTCGCGCTCCTTGAGCACCAGCGCATCCACAGCGGCGAGCGGCCCTACACGTGCAGCGTGTGCAGCAAGGCCTTCAGCAGGAGCTCCAACCTCATCGAGCACCAGCGCACACACAGCGGTGAGAAGCCCTACACGTGCAGCCAGTGCCCGAAAGCCTTCAAGGGCATCTCCCAGCTCATTCACCACCAGCGCATCCACAGTGGGGAGAAGCCATTTGAGTGCAAGGAGTGCGGGAAGGCCTTCCGGGGGCGCTCGGGCCTCAGCCAGCACCGGCGGGTGCACAGCGGCGAGAAGCCCTATGAGTGCAGCGAGTGCGGGAAGACCTTCAGCCGGCGATCCAACCTCTTCAAGCACCAGGTGGTGCACAGCGAGGAGAGACCCCACAAGTGTCAAGACTGCAGGAGGGTGTTCCGCAGCGGCTCCGTCCTCGTGGAGCACCGGCGCACCCACGGCAGCCTGCAGCCCGGTGCCTGCGGCCACTGCGGCCAGGCTTCCAAAGGGAAACCGCAGCTCGGCCGGAAGCCGAAAACTTACCGCGGAAGGAAGCTCTCGGAGGGGAGCAACTCAGAAAAGGCGCCGGCCTGCCTGGCCCTCTGGAGAGCCACTGCGGAGCCCCGCCCCGAGGACGAGAAACTCCGTCCAGGCTCCGCCCATGCCACCGCCCCCAGCGCCTTCTGA
- the ZFP92 gene encoding zinc finger protein 92 homolog isoform X4 — protein sequence MGTTTGMQAGDRMKSKPIISKQKNCPEELAGADLQGGNKGQVAGWSEETLEHRRKHAYCPQTGFSRGDPPREKGQGSSPGEEREIQRSSCRGRQDLVLRQQGSKGAEKQFLCHQCGKSFSRSSNLIKHRIIHSGEKPYECGECGKLFRRSFALLEHQRIHSGEKPYACGECGKTFTRSSNLIKHQIIHSGEKPYECGECGKLFRRSFALLEHQRIHSGERPYTCSVCSKAFSRSSNLIEHQRTHSGEKPYTCSQCPKAFKGISQLIHHQRIHSGEKPFECKECGKAFRGRSGLSQHRRVHSGEKPYECSECGKTFSRRSNLFKHQVVHSEERPHKCQDCRRVFRSGSVLVEHRRTHGSLQPGACGHCGQASKGKPQLGRKPKTYRGRKLSEGSNSEKAPACLALWRATAEPRPEDEKLRPGSAHATAPSAF from the exons ATGGGGACCACCACAGGAATGCAGGCAG GTGACAGGATGAAGAGCAAACCAATAATTTCAAAGCAGAAAAATTGTCCAGAAGAACTTGCAGGGGCTGACCTTCAGGGTGGCAACAAGGGCCAGGTAGCCGGGTGGTCAGAGGAAACACTTGAGCACAGACGGAAACATGCCTATTGTCCACAGACAGGTTTCAGCAGGGGTGACCCTCCCAGGGAGAAAGGCCAAGGCAGCTCTCCAGGTGAGGAAAGAGAGATACAGAGAAGTAGCTGCAGAGGTAGGCAGGATTTGGTTCTAAGGCAGCAGGGTTCCAAAGGCGCAGAGAAACAGTTCCTGTGTCATCAGTGTGGGAAATCCTTCAGCCGGAGCTCCAACCTCATCAAGCACCGGATCATCCACAGTGGCGAGAAGCCCTATGAGTGTGGCGAGTGCGGGAAACTCTTCCGGCGCAGCTTCGCGCTCCTGGAGCACCAGCGCATCCACAGCGGTGAGAAGCCCTATGCGTGCGGCGAGTGCGGGAAGACTTTCACACGCAGCTCCAACCTCATCAAGCACCAGATCATCCACAGCGGTGAGAAGCCCTACGAGTGCGGCGAGTGCGGGAAACTCTTCCGGCGCAGCTTCGCGCTCCTTGAGCACCAGCGCATCCACAGCGGCGAGCGGCCCTACACGTGCAGCGTGTGCAGCAAGGCCTTCAGCAGGAGCTCCAACCTCATCGAGCACCAGCGCACACACAGCGGTGAGAAGCCCTACACGTGCAGCCAGTGCCCGAAAGCCTTCAAGGGCATCTCCCAGCTCATTCACCACCAGCGCATCCACAGTGGGGAGAAGCCATTTGAGTGCAAGGAGTGCGGGAAGGCCTTCCGGGGGCGCTCGGGCCTCAGCCAGCACCGGCGGGTGCACAGCGGCGAGAAGCCCTATGAGTGCAGCGAGTGCGGGAAGACCTTCAGCCGGCGATCCAACCTCTTCAAGCACCAGGTGGTGCACAGCGAGGAGAGACCCCACAAGTGTCAAGACTGCAGGAGGGTGTTCCGCAGCGGCTCCGTCCTCGTGGAGCACCGGCGCACCCACGGCAGCCTGCAGCCCGGTGCCTGCGGCCACTGCGGCCAGGCTTCCAAAGGGAAACCGCAGCTCGGCCGGAAGCCGAAAACTTACCGCGGAAGGAAGCTCTCGGAGGGGAGCAACTCAGAAAAGGCGCCGGCCTGCCTGGCCCTCTGGAGAGCCACTGCGGAGCCCCGCCCCGAGGACGAGAAACTCCGTCCAGGCTCCGCCCATGCCACCGCCCCCAGCGCCTTCTGA